One part of the Deinococcota bacterium genome encodes these proteins:
- a CDS encoding DUF1572 domain-containing protein, with product MAEGALLQLEAEQVHWRPDPESNSIAVIVKHMSGNMASRWTELLTSDGEKESRDRDAEFVADGASIDTLMAAWEAGWARLFAALEGLSPGDLLKTVTIRGEAHTVLEALERQVSHYGYHVGQIVYLAKLLKASDWRTLSIPKGQSKTYRDKASNNGKGS from the coding sequence GCCGAGCAGGTTCACTGGCGGCCCGACCCCGAGTCGAACAGTATCGCCGTCATCGTCAAGCACATGAGCGGCAACATGGCCTCGCGCTGGACAGAGCTGTTGACCTCGGACGGCGAAAAGGAAAGTCGCGACCGCGACGCCGAATTCGTCGCTGACGGCGCGAGCATCGACACGCTCATGGCGGCGTGGGAAGCGGGCTGGGCTCGTCTCTTCGCGGCGCTCGAGGGCTTGTCTCCCGGTGATCTGCTTAAGACCGTCACCATCAGGGGTGAAGCGCACACGGTCCTGGAGGCGCTCGAGCGCCAAGTTTCGCACTATGGCTACCACGTTGGGCAGATCGTCTACCTCGCCAAGCTTCTCAAGGCCTCTGACTGGCGGACGCTGTCGATTCCCAAAGGGCAGTCCAAGACCTACCGTGATAAGGCTAGCAACAATGGCAAGGGATCGTAG